A genomic region of Armatimonadota bacterium contains the following coding sequences:
- a CDS encoding N-6 DNA methylase — protein sequence MATSHQRLPTIWHEREALRAKGQFWTPDWVASAMVAYAVGDTSDHVFDPAVGAGAFFRAAKAHGYGTGTTLRLMGCEIDQAALNEALTTGLIEEDLSGVAMSDFLLHPPSVRPHSIVANPPYIRHHRLSSSLKQEMRCLCQRLLGRSLDARAGSHVYFLVRALEILADGGRLAFILPADTCEGVFANTLWSWIALNYRVDAVVTFTPDATPFPGVDTNPMIVLIQKSRPRAEFCWARCAVSQTDDLTRCIASGFSDDRNGAISVHIRSIAEGLKTGMSRPPMEEGMDTGPTLGDFARVMRGIATGENSFFFLTKQRAQELGIPPEFLTPAIGRTRDVQGSCITDETITDLERRDRPTLLLSVNGQPFESLPETLRDYIRAGEEEGFHRKALISTRRPWYKMECRSVPPLLFAYLGRRNARFILNTAGVLPLTGFLCVYPRIDSPLLVKKLYQVLQHPQTVAGLALVGKSYGSGAVKVEPRALERLPLPRSAVEEAGLWDFRLGEQLGFVMEKRADYSVSPESI from the coding sequence GTGGCAACATCACATCAGAGGCTCCCGACTATCTGGCATGAGCGAGAAGCACTGAGGGCCAAGGGTCAGTTCTGGACGCCCGACTGGGTTGCGTCCGCCATGGTCGCCTATGCCGTGGGCGACACCTCTGACCATGTATTCGACCCTGCGGTTGGCGCCGGAGCATTCTTCCGAGCGGCAAAGGCACATGGGTATGGAACCGGTACGACACTGAGGCTAATGGGATGCGAGATTGACCAGGCGGCGCTGAACGAGGCTCTGACAACCGGGCTCATTGAGGAGGATTTGTCGGGGGTTGCGATGTCCGATTTCTTGCTGCATCCCCCTTCGGTCCGGCCGCATTCCATAGTAGCTAACCCACCGTACATCCGACATCACCGCCTTTCCTCTTCCTTGAAGCAAGAGATGAGATGTCTGTGCCAGAGACTGCTGGGGCGGAGTCTGGACGCGCGAGCGGGCTCACATGTCTACTTTCTGGTCCGAGCACTGGAAATACTGGCTGACGGCGGGCGACTCGCGTTCATTCTCCCGGCGGACACATGTGAAGGAGTGTTCGCAAATACGTTGTGGAGTTGGATAGCACTGAATTACCGGGTGGACGCGGTGGTGACATTCACCCCTGATGCGACGCCGTTTCCAGGGGTTGATACGAATCCTATGATTGTTCTCATTCAGAAGTCCCGCCCAAGAGCGGAGTTCTGTTGGGCCCGGTGTGCAGTTTCACAGACCGACGACCTGACTCGCTGTATTGCCTCCGGCTTCAGCGACGACAGGAATGGGGCAATCTCTGTCCACATACGCAGCATCGCAGAAGGCCTGAAGACTGGAATGTCGCGACCGCCGATGGAGGAAGGCATGGATACAGGCCCCACCCTCGGTGATTTCGCCAGGGTTATGCGCGGGATAGCCACAGGAGAGAACAGCTTCTTCTTCCTTACGAAGCAGCGGGCACAGGAGTTGGGCATCCCTCCGGAGTTCCTGACCCCCGCGATAGGGCGCACCCGCGATGTGCAGGGTTCGTGCATAACAGATGAGACGATCACCGATCTGGAGAGACGAGACCGACCTACTCTCCTTCTGTCTGTGAACGGTCAGCCTTTCGAGTCGTTGCCCGAGACTCTGCGCGACTATATACGAGCCGGAGAAGAAGAAGGCTTCCACAGAAAGGCTCTCATATCCACGCGTCGGCCTTGGTACAAGATGGAGTGTCGGTCTGTTCCACCGCTGCTGTTCGCCTATCTGGGACGGCGTAATGCGCGATTCATACTGAATACTGCAGGTGTATTGCCTCTGACGGGCTTTCTCTGCGTATATCCGCGTATCGATAGTCCGCTTCTCGTGAAGAAGCTGTATCAGGTCCTACAGCACCCACAGACTGTGGCAGGATTGGCATTGGTGGGCAAGTCCTACGGCTCGGGTGCAGTCAAAGTAGAACCGCGTGCCTTGGAACGCTTGCCGCTTCCGCGGTCGGCTGTGGAAGAGGCTGGCCTGTGGGACTTCCGACTGGGCGAACAACTCGGCTTCGTAATGGAGAAGAGGGCGGACTACTCGGTCTCTCCTGAATCCATATAA
- a CDS encoding nucleotidyltransferase domain-containing protein yields MTRRDRQTNQKLILSMVRKLAAEYSPERIILFGSYAYGTPDGESNIDLLIIKDTPERFMDRWTTVRRILSDPQRRTPLETLVLTPQEISRRLEIGDQFIETIMRRGKVLYAA; encoded by the coding sequence ATGACCAGGCGCGATCGTCAGACTAACCAGAAACTCATCCTGAGCATGGTGCGCAAGCTGGCGGCTGAATACTCGCCGGAGCGGATCATCCTGTTCGGCTCGTATGCCTACGGAACGCCTGACGGGGAGAGCAACATAGACCTCCTCATCATCAAGGACACGCCCGAGCGGTTCATGGACCGCTGGACGACTGTCAGGCGCATCCTCTCAGACCCTCAGCGAAGGACGCCCCTCGAGACTCTCGTCCTCACGCCTCAAGAGATCAGCCGGCGGCTGGAGATCGGCGACCAGTTCATCGAGACGATCATGAGGAGAGGCAAGGTGCTCTATGCGGCCTGA
- a CDS encoding four helix bundle protein has product MTEHGHADSFRDLVVYQRARAVTSAIFRLSKLFPKDEVYSLTDQVRRSSRSIGAQIAEAWGKRRYEKHFVSKLTDACAEELETEHWVEMARECGYVSQEQSEQLMADLDAIGRMLSAMIQKSHLFCTARSDRVREDIADYLA; this is encoded by the coding sequence ATGACGGAGCACGGCCATGCGGATAGCTTTCGCGACCTCGTGGTATATCAGAGAGCCAGAGCAGTCACTTCCGCGATCTTTCGGCTGAGCAAGCTGTTCCCCAAAGACGAGGTCTACTCACTGACCGATCAGGTCCGGCGCTCCTCTCGTTCAATAGGGGCCCAGATAGCTGAGGCATGGGGCAAGAGGCGCTATGAGAAGCACTTCGTGAGCAAGCTGACCGATGCCTGCGCGGAGGAACTCGAGACGGAACACTGGGTTGAGATGGCGCGTGAGTGTGGGTACGTTTCGCAGGAGCAGTCTGAACAACTCATGGCGGACTTGGACGCGATAGGACGCATGTTGAGCGCCATGATACAGAAGTCTCACCTGTTCTGCACTGCAAGGTCGGACCGAGTACGCGAGGACATCGCCGACTACCTGGCCTGA
- a CDS encoding sugar kinase, with the protein MAQVVTLGEAMLRLSPPDFHRLEQTDSFDAKIGGGELNVAVGVSRLGLESAWVTKLPENPIGRMVRNKAREQGVDTSHIVWSKSGRVGIYFLEFGANPRASSVLYDRAGSAVSTLARGEVDWAKALDGCRLFHVSGITPALSKSCAEATFEAMRAAKAAGAKVSYDVNYRKKLWTPDEANVCQVPMMEYVDILITTEEDTAVVFGIREESYHDVAVRLNERFGFEVVAITLREDLSVLRNDWSALAYSGGAFHESAKYPCELIDRVGGGDSFTAGFVYGYLTGDWRKGVDYGVAFSALKHSIPGDLNWATLEEVEALLEGGGSRIQR; encoded by the coding sequence ATGGCACAGGTAGTCACACTCGGCGAAGCGATGCTTCGGCTTTCGCCGCCGGACTTTCACAGGCTGGAGCAGACGGACTCGTTCGACGCCAAGATCGGCGGCGGGGAGCTGAACGTCGCTGTCGGCGTGTCGAGGCTCGGGCTCGAAAGCGCGTGGGTGACCAAGCTGCCGGAGAACCCGATCGGCCGGATGGTCCGCAACAAGGCGCGCGAGCAGGGGGTGGATACGTCCCACATCGTGTGGAGCAAGTCCGGGCGCGTCGGCATCTACTTCCTGGAGTTCGGCGCGAACCCGCGGGCGTCGAGCGTCCTGTACGACCGCGCCGGCTCGGCGGTCAGCACGCTCGCGCGGGGCGAAGTGGACTGGGCGAAGGCGCTCGACGGGTGCAGGCTCTTCCATGTCAGCGGCATCACCCCGGCGCTGAGCAAGTCGTGCGCGGAGGCGACCTTCGAGGCGATGCGGGCGGCGAAGGCGGCCGGCGCGAAGGTCAGCTACGACGTCAACTACCGCAAGAAACTCTGGACACCCGACGAGGCCAATGTCTGCCAGGTGCCGATGATGGAGTACGTGGACATCCTGATCACGACCGAGGAGGACACGGCGGTCGTCTTCGGCATACGTGAGGAGAGCTACCATGACGTCGCGGTCAGGCTGAACGAGCGGTTCGGCTTCGAGGTCGTGGCGATCACGCTGCGCGAGGACCTGTCAGTCCTGCGGAACGACTGGTCCGCTCTCGCCTACTCGGGCGGCGCGTTTCACGAGAGCGCGAAGTACCCATGCGAGCTGATAGACCGCGTAGGCGGCGGCGACTCGTTCACCGCCGGGTTCGTCTACGGCTACCTGACCGGCGACTGGCGCAAGGGCGTGGATTACGGGGTCGCGTTCTCGGCGCTCAAGCACTCGATCCCCGGCGACCTGAACTGGGCGACGCTCGAGGAAGTCGAGGCGCTCCTCGAGGGCGGCGGATCGAGGATTCAGCGATAG
- the eda gene encoding bifunctional 4-hydroxy-2-oxoglutarate aldolase/2-dehydro-3-deoxy-phosphogluconate aldolase, which translates to MTDKKQILDGILECGIAAVVRGESDEQILKAIEAALQGGVNVIEVTFTCPNPLQIIEALAKKVSDDVILGAGTVLTPEMASSAVDAGAQFIVSPSTNLATIETAKSRGVPFFPGALTPTEVITAWQAGGDIIKIFPANVMGPSYFKDLHGPFPDIPFMPTGGVDLNTARSWLEAGAVCLGVGGALIDKKLMASGDYAEITSRARRFREIVREWRAVSD; encoded by the coding sequence ATGACGGACAAGAAGCAGATTCTCGACGGCATACTCGAGTGCGGCATCGCGGCGGTGGTACGCGGCGAGTCGGACGAGCAGATACTGAAGGCGATCGAGGCGGCGCTTCAAGGCGGCGTGAACGTGATCGAGGTGACGTTCACCTGTCCGAACCCCCTGCAGATCATCGAGGCGCTCGCGAAGAAGGTAAGCGACGATGTGATCCTCGGCGCGGGGACGGTCCTGACGCCCGAGATGGCATCGAGCGCGGTGGACGCGGGGGCTCAGTTCATCGTGAGCCCGAGCACCAACCTGGCCACCATCGAGACGGCGAAGTCGAGGGGCGTCCCGTTCTTCCCCGGCGCGCTGACCCCGACCGAGGTCATCACCGCGTGGCAGGCTGGCGGCGACATCATCAAGATTTTCCCGGCGAACGTGATGGGGCCGAGCTACTTCAAGGACCTGCACGGCCCGTTCCCCGACATACCGTTCATGCCGACCGGCGGCGTAGACCTGAACACGGCTCGGTCCTGGCTCGAAGCGGGCGCGGTCTGCCTGGGCGTCGGAGGAGCGTTGATTGATAAGAAGCTGATGGCTTCCGGCGACTACGCCGAGATCACGAGCCGCGCGCGCAGGTTCAGGGAGATAGTGCGGGAGTGGAGAGCGGTGAGTGATTAG
- a CDS encoding M55 family metallopeptidase: MKILVFVDMEGISGISGSDHVLSEGKLYQDARRYYTWDANACIRACFDAGAEGVILRDGHGSGNHFITVELDPRAEVVQGQSPRRLPGIEECDAMILLGYHAMAGTPGALLEHTMSSKTVQNYWLNGRKVGEIGLDAGVASDFGKPVIMVSGDDKACAEASDWIPGVVTCQVKVGLSCQGARMLSLDSAHGLIAEKTKEAIGRIGSIPPMPIERPVTFRKEMVERIAVQNGFARPDIRVLDARTVETTADTVEEAYLRI, encoded by the coding sequence ATGAAGATACTCGTCTTCGTAGACATGGAGGGCATCAGCGGGATATCGGGCAGCGATCACGTTCTGTCCGAGGGCAAGCTCTACCAGGACGCGCGACGCTACTACACATGGGACGCGAACGCGTGCATCAGGGCGTGCTTCGACGCGGGCGCTGAGGGCGTCATCCTTCGGGACGGTCATGGATCGGGGAACCACTTCATCACCGTCGAACTCGATCCTCGCGCAGAGGTCGTCCAGGGGCAGAGTCCCAGACGGCTGCCGGGCATCGAGGAGTGCGACGCGATGATCCTGCTTGGCTACCACGCGATGGCGGGCACTCCCGGCGCGCTCCTGGAGCACACGATGTCCTCCAAAACGGTGCAGAACTACTGGCTGAACGGGCGGAAGGTCGGCGAAATCGGGCTCGATGCCGGCGTGGCGTCAGACTTCGGGAAGCCGGTGATCATGGTCTCCGGCGACGACAAGGCGTGCGCGGAGGCCTCGGACTGGATACCCGGCGTCGTCACCTGCCAGGTGAAGGTCGGGCTGTCGTGCCAGGGCGCGAGGATGCTCTCGCTCGACTCGGCGCACGGGTTGATCGCGGAGAAGACGAAAGAGGCGATCGGCAGAATCGGCTCGATCCCACCGATGCCGATCGAGCGCCCGGTGACGTTCCGCAAGGAGATGGTCGAGCGGATCGCCGTCCAGAACGGCTTCGCCAGACCGGACATCAGGGTGCTCGACGCCCGCACGGTCGAGACGACGGCGGACACGGTCGAAGAGGCATACCTGCGGATTTGA
- a CDS encoding ankyrin repeat domain-containing protein: MIDGTRNQRVIVAGLIAGVLLAGCSQPNITKSVLEGDVRAVERILKKHPGQANQKDAGGNTILHAAIRTGDEEMVRAILLAGGDPNTPNSQGDSPLEDAICRGSVDVAQTLIAFGAKKDDPGRLLRRAAWAGHIPAAEFMLKEGANVNDRAKSESGGNSTALHAAVVANRPDMVDFLVRNGADPNFADGAGHTPLHLAAESVYTQMTKTLLAGGAKVGMRSKTGETALHRAAAYGRTKTVEALIAGGADPNAAADDGYTPYDSAAMARAAETIKTLKSLGARPSNRWALVDAVMLEDTAAAAKIIAQRPSAATELINGQTALHFAARHGCTASARLLIEHGTPVDIRGGEGETPLHTAVVRAKTEMVKLLLDRGADVNAKDRNGQTPLAYLYKFQSPVRLPQGGPVPLKPELKPIEKLLIEHGGKL, from the coding sequence ATGATTGATGGAACCAGGAATCAGCGCGTGATCGTCGCGGGGCTGATCGCGGGTGTTCTGCTCGCGGGGTGCAGCCAGCCGAACATCACGAAGTCGGTCCTCGAAGGTGACGTGAGGGCCGTCGAGAGAATCCTGAAGAAGCATCCCGGGCAGGCGAACCAGAAGGACGCGGGCGGCAACACCATCCTCCACGCGGCGATACGCACGGGCGACGAGGAGATGGTGCGGGCGATTCTGCTGGCAGGGGGCGACCCGAACACCCCGAACTCCCAGGGCGACAGTCCGCTGGAGGACGCGATCTGCCGGGGCTCGGTAGACGTCGCCCAGACCCTGATCGCATTCGGCGCGAAGAAGGATGACCCTGGCAGGCTGCTCAGGCGCGCTGCGTGGGCGGGGCATATTCCCGCGGCCGAGTTCATGCTCAAGGAAGGCGCGAACGTGAACGACAGGGCGAAGTCCGAGAGCGGAGGAAACAGCACCGCCCTGCACGCGGCGGTCGTCGCCAACCGGCCGGACATGGTGGACTTCCTCGTCAGGAACGGGGCGGACCCGAACTTCGCCGACGGGGCCGGGCACACGCCCCTGCACCTGGCCGCTGAATCCGTCTACACCCAGATGACGAAGACGCTGCTCGCGGGCGGAGCGAAGGTCGGTATGCGGTCGAAGACGGGCGAGACGGCCCTCCACAGGGCGGCGGCCTACGGGCGGACCAAGACGGTCGAGGCGCTGATAGCCGGCGGGGCGGACCCGAACGCGGCGGCGGACGACGGGTACACCCCGTATGACTCCGCGGCGATGGCGCGCGCGGCCGAGACGATCAAGACCCTCAAGAGCCTGGGCGCAAGGCCGTCGAACCGCTGGGCGCTGGTGGACGCCGTGATGCTCGAAGACACGGCCGCCGCCGCGAAGATCATCGCGCAGCGTCCCTCCGCGGCCACCGAGCTGATCAACGGGCAGACGGCCCTGCACTTCGCGGCCAGGCATGGATGCACGGCGTCGGCGCGACTGCTGATCGAGCATGGGACGCCGGTGGACATCCGCGGCGGCGAGGGGGAAACGCCCCTGCACACGGCCGTCGTGCGGGCGAAGACGGAGATGGTGAAGCTCCTGCTCGACCGCGGGGCGGACGTGAATGCGAAGGACAGGAACGGCCAGACGCCGCTCGCCTACCTCTACAAGTTCCAGTCGCCGGTCCGCCTGCCGCAAGGCGGCCCGGTCCCCCTGAAGCCGGAACTCAAGCCGATCGAGAAGCTGCTGATCGAGCACGGGGGTAAGCTGTGA
- a CDS encoding family 10 glycosylhydrolase → MRSKVVATAMLLSLIAAAGAAGAAQPEFRSIQIHHWVDGGLSPEQIDQTVAWAKKANVNVLQFQVRRVGDAYYDSAYEPRATNIKGGADFDPLGYILKKGRENGMQVHAWVNTYRTWTGKNPPTDPKHVVLRHPEWLTKDVDGVVAGGEGTFLDPGAPGVREYLVGIVADILKKYDVDGIMLDYIRYPGRKYGYSDAAVAAFNKRYGRTGKPLEADYLWCQWRRDQVTETVKAIQKEINGTKPWVVLSAATIPWGACPDDFLKTDAYAHVFQDWRLWMEKGLIDINMPMNYKDPANEKHVPMYLGWLDGMKRWSYGRTAVNTIMLFKGNVDGAVTQVRQTRDKGLGVAGFAFSQGSSANALADKLAASVWKEPAPVPKLPWKPDRPSEAPK, encoded by the coding sequence ATGAGATCAAAGGTAGTCGCGACGGCGATGCTGCTGTCACTCATCGCCGCCGCCGGAGCCGCCGGCGCCGCGCAGCCGGAGTTCCGTTCGATTCAGATCCACCACTGGGTGGACGGCGGGCTCAGCCCGGAGCAGATTGACCAGACCGTCGCGTGGGCGAAGAAGGCGAACGTCAACGTCCTGCAGTTCCAGGTAAGGCGCGTCGGCGACGCATACTACGACTCGGCCTACGAGCCGCGCGCGACCAACATCAAGGGCGGCGCCGACTTCGATCCGCTCGGCTACATCCTGAAGAAGGGCCGAGAGAACGGCATGCAGGTCCACGCATGGGTCAACACCTACCGCACCTGGACGGGCAAGAACCCGCCGACGGACCCGAAGCACGTAGTGCTCCGGCACCCCGAGTGGCTGACGAAGGACGTGGACGGCGTCGTGGCCGGCGGTGAGGGCACCTTCCTCGATCCGGGCGCGCCCGGGGTGAGGGAGTACCTGGTCGGCATAGTCGCGGACATCCTGAAGAAGTACGACGTGGACGGCATCATGCTCGACTACATCCGCTACCCGGGCCGGAAATACGGTTACAGCGACGCCGCAGTAGCCGCATTCAACAAGCGTTACGGCCGCACCGGGAAACCCCTGGAGGCCGACTACCTGTGGTGCCAGTGGCGCCGCGACCAGGTCACGGAAACCGTCAAGGCGATCCAGAAGGAGATCAACGGCACGAAGCCGTGGGTGGTGCTCTCCGCCGCGACGATCCCGTGGGGCGCGTGCCCGGACGACTTCCTGAAGACCGACGCCTACGCCCACGTCTTCCAGGACTGGCGGCTCTGGATGGAGAAGGGCCTGATAGACATCAATATGCCGATGAACTACAAGGACCCCGCGAACGAGAAGCACGTGCCGATGTACCTCGGCTGGCTCGACGGCATGAAGCGCTGGTCGTACGGGCGGACGGCCGTGAATACCATCATGCTCTTCAAGGGCAATGTGGACGGCGCGGTGACTCAGGTCCGCCAGACGCGGGATAAGGGCCTCGGGGTGGCGGGTTTCGCCTTCAGCCAGGGATCGAGCGCGAACGCCTTGGCGGACAAACTGGCGGCGAGCGTCTGGAAGGAGCCTGCCCCCGTGCCGAAGCTGCCGTGGAAGCCCGACAGGCCGTCCGAGGCCCCGAAGTAG
- a CDS encoding TIGR03790 family protein, with protein sequence MLTVLSCATAFAGGGRHNVLLVVNENSAVSRAIGEHYRSARKIPAANVCRIRCTAGESINSTDFKNAILYPIENYLTAHNLVEQIQYIVLTKGIPLIVTSTGNSVDSSLTLAFQRWTDGVTPCIEGAGNPYVGKETGFADFRASDANKVFWNDPRSVNDIAASADGAIFAVGGQYIARSDDGVNWQNISEEGCLGVLTELTRACFSDDGNGWAVGVRESILKTTDGGKTWKRTRGGPSSPDVLLKGVWFTSEKDGWIVGRDQRGAPLALRSGDGGDTWMPQSVGAAAELNDVFFADRRNGWIVGDGDMMRTTDGGDTWTPARNGVPNGSLTRVFFADSRYGWVCGYGMLLCRTTDGGRTWSRVRIEGMLDQNITDCHFINRKVGWIVTTCGYDSADESSWSGRLLYTDDGGLTWSTVRSGEQDRQAVYFANEKTGWFAQPNSDEQPWRGVIYRTSDGGRSTERVYTTVPYSVRLMYLVCRLDAYGRDTAGGGNGVPDDVEAMIAASLSPDTTGRFVMDESAGNYPVGNEMLARTAAALGERGRDVLCDTEWGFVTGACPGLGPVAGYAGWGSNDGASKWNTEWAKPSFSWKPGSIAMCFVSTDGRSLDEPPAYLRCSANSIVDEGQAWGDPGSIRIYGWVYSGWTARLHAPDGSVVSSACFEGGTICLPCSAPVEGYIQIYRPDGVTPVCGARFPASGTAALSGGRAYRFATGQSLIADYLAEGCSGAIGSVSEPLFGNTWPEYTFPRYVDGFTWAESAWMGIAATPWTFIVAGDPLMAPYATPPSVAIVRPSAGEAALRGIVEVEIAASDDKGISKVELWVDDRFRGTASGAGPTYTISLDTASLADGYHTIEAIAYEAGAVATQGSASRRVITVNGNRAASVADLFDVPGGSWVYVRSAVVTRVFPSYGCFYVQEGRAAGIKVVAKDMPADGDVVSVAGIMLSGKNVERCIEAKSLSIVSRGGALPRPIGFTNRLLGGGSMRTAAGITSPSRSLTLYNIGLLSTIWGRVVSVGEDYFYLSDGSDEIGVRVMCHEFAPPFGVGEMVRATGVSSMIAGYRALLVGRSGDIGLLSPTNP encoded by the coding sequence TTGCTGACGGTCCTGTCCTGCGCGACCGCCTTCGCGGGCGGCGGACGGCACAATGTGCTGCTCGTCGTGAACGAGAACAGCGCGGTATCGAGGGCCATCGGCGAGCACTACCGGTCCGCCCGGAAGATTCCGGCGGCGAACGTCTGCCGCATCCGCTGCACCGCGGGCGAGAGCATCAACTCGACCGACTTCAAGAACGCCATCCTGTACCCGATCGAAAACTACCTGACCGCTCACAACCTCGTCGAGCAGATTCAGTACATCGTGCTCACGAAGGGCATACCCCTCATAGTCACATCCACGGGCAACTCGGTGGACAGCAGCCTGACCCTCGCGTTCCAGCGCTGGACCGACGGCGTCACCCCGTGCATCGAGGGAGCCGGCAATCCCTACGTAGGGAAGGAGACCGGCTTCGCCGATTTCAGGGCTTCCGACGCCAACAAAGTGTTCTGGAACGATCCCCGCTCGGTGAACGATATCGCCGCGAGCGCGGACGGCGCGATCTTCGCGGTGGGCGGCCAGTACATCGCCCGCAGCGACGATGGGGTGAACTGGCAGAATATCAGCGAGGAGGGCTGCCTCGGCGTGCTCACGGAGCTGACCAGGGCCTGTTTTTCGGACGACGGGAACGGCTGGGCCGTCGGCGTGCGGGAGAGCATCCTGAAGACGACCGACGGCGGCAAGACGTGGAAGAGGACCAGGGGCGGCCCGTCCTCCCCGGACGTCCTGTTGAAGGGAGTCTGGTTCACCTCGGAGAAGGACGGGTGGATCGTCGGCCGTGACCAGCGCGGCGCCCCGCTGGCCCTCAGGTCCGGCGACGGCGGCGACACGTGGATGCCGCAGTCTGTCGGAGCCGCCGCGGAGCTGAATGACGTGTTCTTTGCCGACCGACGCAACGGATGGATCGTCGGCGACGGAGACATGATGCGCACGACCGACGGCGGAGACACCTGGACGCCCGCGCGGAACGGAGTCCCGAACGGCTCGCTGACGAGGGTGTTCTTCGCGGACTCCAGGTACGGATGGGTATGCGGCTACGGCATGCTCCTCTGCCGCACGACCGACGGGGGCAGGACCTGGTCGCGCGTTCGCATCGAGGGAATGCTCGATCAGAACATCACGGACTGCCATTTCATCAACCGCAAAGTCGGATGGATCGTCACGACCTGCGGATACGACAGCGCGGACGAATCGTCGTGGAGCGGGCGGCTCCTGTACACCGACGACGGCGGCCTCACCTGGAGCACCGTCAGGTCGGGGGAGCAGGACAGGCAGGCCGTCTATTTCGCGAACGAGAAGACCGGCTGGTTCGCCCAGCCGAACTCCGACGAGCAGCCGTGGAGAGGCGTCATCTACCGGACCTCGGACGGGGGCAGGAGCACCGAGCGGGTGTATACCACCGTGCCGTACTCGGTCAGGCTGATGTACCTCGTGTGCAGGCTCGACGCCTACGGTCGGGACACCGCGGGCGGCGGAAACGGCGTGCCGGACGACGTCGAGGCCATGATAGCCGCCTCCCTCTCGCCGGATACGACGGGCCGGTTCGTGATGGACGAGTCCGCCGGCAACTACCCGGTGGGCAACGAGATGCTCGCCAGGACCGCCGCCGCGCTGGGCGAGCGCGGGCGGGACGTGCTCTGCGACACGGAATGGGGATTCGTGACCGGGGCCTGTCCCGGCCTCGGTCCCGTCGCCGGTTACGCCGGGTGGGGCAGCAACGACGGCGCGTCGAAATGGAACACCGAGTGGGCGAAACCGAGCTTCTCCTGGAAGCCCGGCTCGATCGCCATGTGCTTCGTGTCCACCGACGGCAGGTCGCTCGATGAGCCGCCCGCGTACCTGCGCTGTTCCGCCAACTCGATAGTTGACGAGGGCCAGGCATGGGGCGATCCCGGCTCGATACGCATCTACGGCTGGGTCTACTCGGGGTGGACCGCCAGGCTCCACGCTCCCGACGGCTCGGTCGTTTCGAGCGCGTGCTTCGAGGGCGGGACGATCTGCCTGCCGTGCTCCGCTCCGGTCGAAGGCTACATCCAGATATACCGCCCGGACGGCGTCACCCCCGTGTGCGGCGCGAGGTTCCCGGCGTCCGGGACCGCCGCGCTATCCGGCGGACGGGCATACCGGTTCGCAACCGGGCAGTCGCTGATCGCGGACTACCTCGCGGAGGGCTGTTCCGGCGCGATCGGCTCGGTCTCGGAACCGCTCTTCGGGAACACCTGGCCGGAGTACACCTTCCCGAGGTACGTTGACGGCTTCACCTGGGCGGAGAGCGCCTGGATGGGCATCGCCGCGACCCCGTGGACCTTCATCGTCGCCGGAGACCCCCTGATGGCGCCGTATGCCACGCCTCCTTCGGTGGCCATAGTCCGTCCCTCCGCCGGCGAAGCCGCGCTCAGGGGCATCGTCGAGGTGGAGATCGCCGCCTCGGACGACAAGGGCATATCGAAGGTCGAACTCTGGGTGGACGACCGCTTCCGCGGCACGGCTTCGGGCGCCGGGCCGACTTACACGATCTCCCTCGACACCGCCTCGCTCGCGGACGGATACCATACCATTGAGGCGATCGCATATGAAGCGGGTGCAGTCGCCACCCAGGGGAGCGCGTCGCGAAGGGTCATCACGGTGAACGGGAACCGCGCCGCATCGGTCGCCGACCTCTTCGACGTGCCCGGCGGAAGCTGGGTGTACGTGCGGTCGGCCGTCGTCACCCGCGTCTTTCCCTCCTACGGCTGCTTCTACGTCCAGGAGGGCCGCGCCGCAGGCATCAAGGTCGTCGCGAAGGACATGCCCGCAGACGGTGACGTCGTGTCGGTCGCGGGGATCATGCTGAGCGGGAAGAACGTCGAGCGGTGCATCGAGGCGAAGTCGCTCTCGATCGTGTCGCGCGGTGGTGCCTTGCCCCGGCCGATCGGGTTCACGAACAGGCTTCTCGGGGGAGGTTCGATGCGAACCGCCGCCGGCATCACGAGCCCGTCTCGATCGCTGACCCTCTACAACATCGGCCTGCTCTCTACGATATGGGGGCGCGTCGTCAGCGTAGGCGAGGACTACTTCTACCTGAGCGACGGCAGCGACGAGATCGGCGTGAGGGTGATGTGCCACGAGTTCGCGCCGCCGTTCGGCGTGGGCGAGATGGTGAGGGCGACCGGCGTCAGCTCGATGATCGCGGGTTACCGGGCGCTTCTCGTCGGCAGGTCCGGTGACATCGGGCTTCTTTCACCTACGAATCCGTAG